The Magnetococcales bacterium genome segment GGTGAGATTTTCACATCAAGCAGTCAACTGGCCTGGGAATGCTATCAAGCTTGAACGGACTTTTTTCGGGGGACTCATGAAAGAGCTCGGAGAGAGTCGGCATTAGATGTTCTGAAAGTTTTCCACCAAGCAGTATGCGAAATTAAATCGCCCCTAAAAGACATCGTAGAGCTAGTCAAATGCTTTAACGGAAAACAGAAAGAAAATTTTTTCTCAAAAGACGATATATTGCTTGATGAAACAGAAAGACATCGCATTGACAAAATACTAAAAAACCTTAACTTAGAAGGAATCAAAGAATCTGATGAAGACAAAGAAAATGGCAAATTTGTCCTCAAAGGAAACAACTTGGGAGAGACAAGAAAACAACTAATAATATGGCTAAATGCTTTAGAGATAGCTGCAACAGCTTGGAATCACCATATAGGAGACAGGGAGATTATTGAGGTCGAACTGAGGAATTTCATTTCGAGCGGAGAATCATTTTATTTGGGAGAGATTGTTTTAAGCCTCAGATACCCATTCTACCCTTCATTAAAAGAGATGGTGATTGATGTTAACAACAGAAACCGGTCTACAGGAAAAGAACAGATCGACTGATTGACGACCTAAACACACTTTTACCTCTACAACTCCACACTATATCCCCATGTTAACCTCCTTGAGCTGTATACTCTAGACTGCCTTAGGATCTCTTAATCTTATTGACAGCAGATAAACTGACCGGTTCCCTTGTTCAACACCAGAAAGGACAGGGTAGCAAAAAACACACCAACAATCAATGAAAACATGGCATGGAGCCGTCACAGCCATACTTGCTCAAAGCATTATTGCACACAAAATTTCTGGCGCTCAAGGAAACATCGGACACACCCTACCTCCTGGCAAACCTCAGTCACCCTTCACCCACTCCTACCGGGGGGGCCTCTCCCGATGAACCGGACCTCCATTTGTTAAGCGCCTTGCGGACATATCCCAGCTGATGCCTGAAAGAGCTATTGACGCGCCACACCGGATGAGCTGGCACCACCATGCAGAGAGGAACAACAAACAAATTAACAGGCAACTATTTCACCAGCTTGAGGCGGGGGGGGGAGCGGTCGGGCGGGGGGGGGGGTGTCGCCATTATCCGGAGACTTGCCCTCACCATCGATCACCTGAAACACCGGCTTGGCGGCTTTGGGCGTGGCTTTGGCCGAAGCGCCAGCGGGCTTAGCCTGGGGCATGGGCTCGCCGGATTCCTGGGAGGCGGCCCGGTCGGGACGATCAGCACCGTGCTGGGCTTGCAGAGAGCGGGAAAATTCGTAATTTCGGCGGATGGGCTCGGGCATGGAGTCGGGCCAATACATGCCGTGGCCGGTGTCGGGATTGAGAGCCCCCCAGAGGGCGGAATAGGGAATAATGCAGTAGTGGGGAACGCCCCCAAAACGCAACTCAGACTCCACCCCCGTTGCGGTAACGTGGATGGGATGGGGCATTTTACGGTTTAAAATCAAACGCAAGCCCTGATCATTCATCAGCCGCCGAGGCACTTCCACCCCAGAGCGTGTGGCGTTCAGATAGAGCATCACCCGCCCTTCATTTTCCAGGAGCAGGCGAACCACGTCAGCCTTACTGTATGATTTCATGTTTTCCATGATACCATTCTATCCTATCCGTACCCTTGAACGATACCTCCCATCGGCGGCAAGCTTCACCGTGCCGACCAGAACCAAATCAGGAGATTTTCATCATGGCCGATGCCCCTCACGAAAGCAGCCACTATAACGCCACCGTCATTAAGCGGATCGACATTACCCCCCAACTCGCCATCTTTCAGGTGCGCCCCGATGATAACAATCTCGCTTTCATCCCGGGCCAGTTTACCGTGCTGGGACTCACCCGGGAGGCCCCCCGGGTACCCGAAGCGGGCCCCGGGGATCCCTATCCACCGGAAAAAGCCGGACGCTTGATCCGACGGGCCTACTCCATCAGCTCCGGCAGCGAGGAGAAGGCCTTTTTGGAGTTTTATGTCTCCATGGTCACCAGCGGTGAACTCACCCCCCGCATTTTTGCTCTCCAGGAGGGAAGCCGCCTCTTCGTCGGCAAAAAAGCCTCCGGGGTGTTCACCCTGGACAGCGTGCCCCAGGATAAAAACATTCTTCTGGTGGGCACCGGTACCGGGCTTGCGCCCTACATCTCCATGGTGCGCACCCTGGCGCTGGGCATCGGCTGCCCCATCCGCCCTCTGGCCGTTCTCCACGGGGCCAGCTATTCCTGGGATCTGGGCTATCGGGGAGAGCTGGAAGGCCTGAGCCGACAGTGTCCCAAATTTGGCTATATTCCGGTCATCTCCCGTCCCCAGGAAGATGGCGACTGGAATGGCCGTACCGGGCGTCTCAACGACTGGATCACCCATCCAGAACTTCCCGACGCCTGCGGTTTTGACCTAAGCCCCGAGCAGACCCACGTCTTTCTCTGTGGTAACCCCGGCATGGTGGAAAATGCCGCAGCCCAGCTCCAGGAAAAAGGTTTTGATCCCGGCAGCCGTAAAGAGCCCGGCAACCTTCATCTGGAAAAATATTGGTAGGCGTCCACCAGCCCCGCCTCCCCTCCAGGGGGCAGGCGGGGTCGTTTTTCTCTCTTGCCTGCCACACCCTGATGGATCAAACCAAAATCAAGAGGTCGCCTTCTGCAGCCGGTCCCACTCGGTGAGATAATCCAGCAGGTGATTTTTGCCGTTCTTTTCCGCTTCGCTTTTCAGCAGCTCCCGCACCAACTCCTGTTCGGATTCATATTGAGAGGTGGAGAGATGGCCACCAAAATGGGCCATGCGCAGCCACACCAGAAAGGTGGTCACCGCATCGGTTTCGTTATAGGCGATGATCCGATCCAGGCGTCCTTCAAGCCACATGGGGGGCACCGATTCGCCATCCATCTCCATCTTGCCGGGAATCCCCGAAAGAGTCGCCATTTCGTTCAAAGAGGGGGATCCCTGGCCCCAACCCGGGGTGGCGACATCTTTGAGGTCGATGTTGAAATCGCTCCCCTTGGCAAAATAGTCCACGCCCTCCCAGGGTTTGTTGGGACGACGACAAAAAGCGGGCATGGAAAGACCGTGGATGATGCCCCGCTGCACCAGAATGCGCATGTCGGCGGCGATGGAGTTGTAGCCTACCATCTGGGGCTGACGCTCCCCCATCGCTTTTAAAAATTTTCCCACAATGGTCTTTTCTTCGGTCTCAGGCCCAGTGGTTTCACGGGGCATGGAGAGCAGCCGCAGAGAGGGCCAGCCATCCTTGTTGACCTGACGCTGGATGGCGGCGATGGAGACCAGGCGACACATGACGGTCTTGAGATAGGGCTGGGGATTGTTTTCGTCCGCCCCGCCCTCCTGCCACATCCGCTCCATCACCTGGGCATCCGGGGTCTCCTCGTCAAGCTTGTAGAGCAGCCGCCCGGCTTTGGGATCCGGCACCCATTCCGCATCATAAGCCCAGACCAATTTTTTGATATTCTTGAACATTCAAGCCCCCTTTGGGGATCGTTACGGAGCCTGTTGCAACAGGCTCTACGGGTTGGTTCCAAGCCCCCGGAAGGGATTTATTTGGTGGAAAAAAGCCGGGCCAGCCAACCACCGGCCTGTTCGGTCACGGAAGGCTTGGGGGCATCGGGTACTGGGCTGTCGGGGGGGCTCAACTCCTCGATGGGATATTGCGCCAGGAAGAGAATCTGGCGTACGGCGAGTTCGGTCATATATTCCAAAGAGCGGCCCGCTTCCGGAGGGTTGGGGGTGCGGGCAGCCAGAGCTGTGGCCAAAAGACCCGCCGCACCCACCGGTGAAGCCGACGCCACACCGGAGGCCACAACCCCCCCAGCGGTCATGGCACCGATCTCCACGGCATCCGGCTTACGATAGGGGGTGGATTCCACCTGCAACCGCAAGGTGCGTATCACCCGCCCCTGGAGGCCATCGATAAAATAGACATCCCAATCCACCATCCCCGGACTCATGGCACTTGAATTGCGGAGCACCCGGGGGGAGATATACATGACGGTGGACCAGTTGTTCCGGCGGCTCAGGTTGATCGCCTCGCCCAGATGACGGGCCGGGGTGGACTCCTGGATCACCACCCGGGCAAAATTACCCGGCATAAGCTGCCGCTGGATTCCCAGGGTATAGTTGACCAACACCTCATCCAAGCCCGCCCGCTGCTGGGTCACCGGCAGGAGATGCACCTCGGCAAAGGGACCAAAAGCGCTCCCCTCCTCGGCAGAAGCCTCCCAACACACCTGCAACCCTTCGGCAGGATATTCACACCCCCGGCGATAGAGGGAAGCGCCCTCAGCCAGGTTGATGCCAATCATTCCTGCCACAAGCAGGAGAGAAGCCAGTCGTTTGCCAAACCATCCGTTGATCTTCAAGGGAAGACTCCACCACCATAAGACGTAGAAACCCAAGCCCCTCCCCAAGGGAAGAGACCGGCCATGGGGGCAATGATGCAAATTTCAAGCCATCAGACTCTCAATCCGATCCATCAAAAAACGACCCAGAGGCAAAGCGCAGGTGAAGGCGGGAGAAACGGCATTGAGCAGGTGAAAGGAGTGGGCGTCTCCCTGATAGATAAAATCCATCTCCAGGCGACGACTGGGTAGATGAAGCAGTTGGGCACGGATACCCGGACGGCCCCAACGTCGATAGTGCGCCGGGTCCACATCCCCCACCAGCTCACCAGCCAGCCGGGCCAGGCGGCTTTTGCGATATTTGCCCAACTCCTGGAAGGCCAAACGACGGAAGTTAAAGTGGTTACCCCAAAAAAGCCCCGCCTCCCGAGACAAAATTTCCCCCATCTCCTTCAGACGAAACCCTTCAAACCCCTGATAATGCTCCCGCCAAAAGGCCGGTATCGCCGTGGGGCCGATTTTGATACCACCCCCCACCCCCACGGTAAAGTGCACCCCCAGAAAGGGATTATCGAGGTTGGGTACGGGATAGATGTGGGTCTTCAGGCTTTCGGGGGGCTCATCCGAATAGAGATACAGGCCTTTGAAGGGGAGGATGGCATATTCCCTGGCGAAACCGAACCCATGGGCTACCCGGTCGGCATGGAGACCGGCGGCATTGATCAGATAGCCCGCCGCCATCGCCCCACCACTGGTTTCAATCTCCACAGCCCCATCACTCTCCCCCCTCTGAATCCGCTTGCCCCCCAAAAAGCGCCGTTGCGTCAGGATTTCCACACCTGCCTGACGGGCATCTTGAACCAAAGCCGCCATCACTTCCACAGGATCCACCGAAGCGGTGGTGGGGGCGAAGAGGGCTTTCTCCACAGTGCGCGCCCGGGGTTCGATCTCAAGAGCCTCTCTGGCAGTCAGCTCCTCCAGGGCCACACCATTGACCCGCCCCCGACGCAACAGCTCCGCCAAACCGGGTAGATCTGCGTGGGATCGGGCCACCACCAGCTTGCCACACCGACGAATGGAGAGCTTGCGGCTCAGGCAATATTCTGTCAGCTCCCGATTGCCCTCCCGGCAAAAACGGGCCTTGAGGGAGTCGGCGGTATAGTAAAATCCGGCATGGAGCACGCCACTGTTGCGGCCACTGGCGTGGGTGCCGGGTTGGCGTTCCTTTTCCAACACCACCACCCGCATCCCTGGATGACGCTTCCTGACCTCCAAAGCGAGGGTAAGCCCCAGCACCCCACCGCCAATGATGAGAAAATCGGTGGTTTCGGTCATGAAGCGTTGATTTCCGTCATGAGTGGCTGGATTCGACCGGGAGGGCCGACCAAGTCCCTGAAATGGAGTGAAGCATGACTGACTGGAGCTGATCAGCTGGAGCCCCCAAACAGCGTTTTCCCCTACGCCACCCTATTCACTGCCATAGCCGAATCGATCAATAAAGGGCGCGATGGTTTTCTTCAGCTCTTGCAAATGGGATTCATAACGTCTCCAGCGATAGCGCGAGGTGTCGTAGATGGGTCTCGCCACCTGCTGATAACTGGGAGTGTAGACGCCGATTACTTCCTTCTTGGCGTGCTCGTGGAAACCGTACACTGCCGGATCCCATTCCACCTGAAGAAATGCCAGAAGCTTGCTGGTCTCCCCCTTGAAATCGGCCACAAGATCCTCATAGCGGACACTGTGCCAATGAAATTCAAACTGCTCGACATACCCTTCCCAGAGCCCCATCACCCGGCTGTAGAAGTGGCCGGTATCGGCCAGGGTATAAAAATTGGCCATGGCATTATTGAAACCAAAACGTTGCATGAAACAGCTGAGACAAACATCTAAAGGATGACGCAAGGCAAATACCATCTTGGCATTTGGGAATAGACGTAATATCAGAGGAATGTGAACGGTGTTCAGGGGGTTTTTGTCCACAATGCGGCCCCCTTCCCGAGGCACCACATATCTGGCTGCCTTGTTGAAATATAATTTCCTGAGCCTCTCAACCTCCTCATCATCCAATTCAGCCAATTGTCCCGGATAGGGACGGCTGGTTTCATTCAAATTTTCCCGTACGGCCTGGAGAAGTGGTTTTTCCTCCAGAACCTGAAAACGGGGATGGCACTCCAAGATTCGATCTAGCAAGGTGGTGCCGGAACGGGGAAAACCAAACAAAAAAACAGGATCATTGCCACCATCCTTCCTGGAGACCGGGGGGGACCAACCACCTAGAATTTTTGTTTTATAAAACGCTTCCAGCCTCGAAAGCTGACCCAGATAATTTTCCTTGTCGATTCCCCTCTGTCCCGCCCGTCGCTCCTCGATCCGGTTGAAATCAGTAAAGCAGGTCATGGCCTGATCGATCTGCCCCACATTGTCGCAAAGCAAACCCAACTCATGGAGCAGCTCAGATCGGCGGATGAGGGGAAACTGCTTTTCGGACAACAGCAAAGCCATACGTCCGATAACCGCCTGCTGGCCCTCCCCTGTCCGCCGGGCCAGAGTTCCGGAAAGCTTGGTCAAGAGTGGGTCCGCCGGTTCCAAGGCCAATCCCTTCGCCACCATTCTGACGGCCTCTTCCAAACGGGACACACTTTCATAAATAACAGCCAGACTGGTTATGGCTTTTACGTTTTGCGGATTCTGAGTGATGATGGCATGAAAATAAGCAATCATCTCCTCAACGTGGCCATATTTATGTGGAATGGCACTCAAAATATTCTGAACATCAGCGCGGCCTGGACTCAACGCCACGGCTTTTTGAAACTGCTGTTCCGCTGCTGCCGGTTGATCCAGCTTCACATGGGCCAAGCTCAGATTGAAGCGCGCCTCCAAAAAATCGGGTTTCAGCCTGATCGCCGTCTGTAGCGGTTGAACGGCCTCCTGGAAACGCCCCAAATGTACCAGTAACCAACCCAAATTATTGTAAGCCTCGACAAGTTGGGGATCGAAGGTCAGGGCTGCCTTATATTGTTCGACTGCCTCATCAAATCGCTCCAGCTTTTGCATGGCATATCCCAGATTGCATATCACCCTGGCAAAATCGGGTTTGAGCCTGAGGCACTCCTGAAACTTGGCGATAGCTTGGTCATCCCGCCCCAACGCCAGGAGAGCCGCGCCCATGTTGTTGAGCGCTTCCACATGATGGGGCTCAAGCGCAATGACCTTCTGACAGCAGCCAAGCACCTCTTCATACCTTTTCCCGGCCAACAGGACGTTGCTTAAATGATAGTGATAGAAAGCGTTGTCGGGATTTTTTCGCACTGCCCGCTTGATCAGGGTTTCAGCCACATCCAGCTTGCCTGCCGCCAGTGCGATCAAGCCCAGGAGCTGGTTGGCATCGCCATTATCCGGCTGGTGTTGCAGAACCTGCCGGTAAAGCTGCTCCGCTTGGTGCAGACGCCCTGCCTGATGGTGTCCCCAAGCCGCCTGCAGTAACCCTCGAATGTCCACCACACCTGGTTGCGCTTTCCCTGATCGCCTACCCATTGGTGCGCCAACATTCCTGCTGCGTTTTCCACCCCGTTTTTTCATGTGCCTCTTTCCACGATCAGACTGATTGCAAACTTGGTTTCACTTGATTTCAGGAGTGTTCCATCAAAAAAAGGGGTCACCCCAATTGATCGAGCCCTTCCCGCACCTGGGCCATGGCCTCTTCGAGTTCCTGAGCGAGAGCTGGAAAGACCGCCTCACTGCCATCGCGGATGGCCCCCTCCAACGCCTGAATCACCATGACCAACCGGCTGGCGGAAAGATTTCCCGCCACCCCCCGCAGAGAGTGGAGCAGATTGGCCGCACGGGCCAGGTTGCCGCTGTTCAGGTGGGTGACAATTTCATCAACGATTTCGACTCTTTCCGCCCGGAAACCCAGCAAAATCCTCCGAAACAACTCCCGGTCCCCATCCAGTCTTTCCAAAGCGGTGGGGATATCGATGCCCGGCAGCCGATCCGGCAACTCTCCGCTCGTGGCCGACTTTTTAGGGGCTCCAGCTGCTTTTTCCTGAGTCATGACGCTCTCCTTGCGTCCACGAGGTACGATCCATCGCTCCAATAGTCCCAACAATCGTCTGATATCCAACGGTTTACTCAGATAATCATCCATCCCCGCAGCCAGACACTTTTCCCGTTCCCCAGCCATGGCGTGGGCGGTCATGGCAATGATGGGCAGCTTGCGATACCGGAAGCGGCTCCGAATCGCCCGAGCGGTCTCATAGCCATCCATCTCAGGCATCTGCATATCGGTAATCACCACGTCAAAATCGGCCCCGGGGCTATCCAATGCTGTCAGTGCTTCCAGGCCATTGCCAGCCGATGTCACCACCAACCCCCGGCGGGTCAAAAGGGAACGGACCACCTCTCGGGAAGGCTCATGATCCTCAACCAACAATACCCGAGCCCCCTTGATAGCCGAAAGATATCCTTCATCCTTCCCCCTCTCAGGCGTTGGCACCTCGGAGGCCTCTCCCCGCTCAAAATGCAACTCGAAGGAAAAGCGTATTCCATATCTTATACAACGCTTTCCAGCCATTCACCTCTCAAACTGTTGAATCATTCTCTCAGTCGATTCAAATCCCTCTTTCCTGGAATTTTTTCATCTCTCCCTGGTCCAATGATCGGTCTACCCCCTACTTGAAAACAGGATGGCCGATGGCTATATCAAAATAACAGCAGGCCCAACAACGACCATACCGGTATGTTGGCTGAAGAGCCAAGCGTCCAGATCAATAGACAACGAAAAATCGGTACGGTTTTGGGCTCCATCGCTTGGCAATCCCCCTTGGATGATCCAAAATGGGCTGACTGCTGTTAAATTCCGGCAAACTCTCCTCCCCATTTTTCAACGATGAGGTGGCAACTGATGAACACCATGCGGACGACGATTCTTCTGGCAGGCCTGACCGCCCTTTTTTTGGTGGCCGGGCAAGCCCTGGGTGGCCGATCCGGAATGATGATTGCCCTGGTTTTGGCGGTAGGGCTCAACTTTTGGGCCTACTGGTTTTCCGACCAGGCGGTGCTCTCCATGTATGGTGCCCGGCAGGTGGGTCCCCAGGAGGCTCCGGAGCTTTACAGCATTGTCGAAGAGCTTTCCCGGCGGGCCAACACCCCCATGCCACGGGTTTTTCTCATCGATGACCCCACCCCCAACGCCTTTGCCACGGGGCGGGATCCCGAACACGCAGCGGTGGCTGCCACCAGCGGCATTCTGCGCATCCTCAACCGGGAGGAGCTGGCCGGGGTGATGGCCCACGAGATGGCCCATGTCATCAACCGGGACATTCTCATCGGCACCATCTCCGCCACCCTGGCCGGAGCCATTACCACCATGGCCAACATGGCCCAGTGGGCGATGATTTTTGGCGGACGCCAGGATGAAGAAGGGGGCGGTGCCGGGGGATTTTTAATGATGTTTCTGGCCCCCATCGCCGCCATGCTGATACAAATGGCGGTCTCCCGCTCACGGGAATATCTGGCGGATGCCGAAGGGGCGCGACTGTGCGGCAATCCCTTGTGGCTGGCCAGCGCTTTAAACAAACTGGACGCTGGCAACCGCCGAACCCACCTCCGGGAGGCTGAAAGCCATCCAGCCACAGCACACCTTTTTATCGTCAACCCCTTAAGCGGTGGCACGCTGGGGTCTCTTTTTTCCACCCATCCACCCATGGATGAGCGGGTCAACCGTCTACAACGCATGGCTAAAGGCCGATCCTGATGATCAAAATTGCACCATCCATTCTATCCGCCGACTTTGCCCGCCTGGGAGAAGAGATCCAAGCTGTGGAGGCCGCCGGGGCTGATTATATTCACGTCGATGTCATGGACGGCCACTTCGTCCCCAATCTCACCATCGGCCCTCCGGTGGTCAAAGCGGTCGGTCGGATCGCCACCAAGCCCCTGGATGTCCACCTGATGATCACCCCGGTGGATCCCTACATCGAAGCCTTTGCCAAAGCCGGGGCGGAGGTGATTACAGTCCATGCCGAAGCGGTGGTGCATCTGGATCGCACCTTGAATCTCATTCGGGAGTTGGGCTGCCGTCCGGGTCTCGCCTTGAACCCCGCCACCCCGGCCTGCAACCTGGGCAACGTGATGCACCTGCTGGACATGGTGGTGCTGATGAGTGTCAATCCCGGTTTTGGTGGCCAATCCTTCATCCCCAACACCCTCAAGCGTATCCGCCGGGTGCGCAAGATGATCGAGGATTCGGGCCGCGCCATTGAGCTGGAAGTGGATGGGGGCATCAAACCCAACAACATTGCCGAAGCCGCCCAAGCGGGAGCGGATGTCTTTGTGGCGGGGTCGGCGGTCTTCAACCAACCCGATTATGCCAAAGAGATTACCGCTCTTCGGAGCAACGCCCAGGCGGCAATCCGTTAGTGCCTACCGATAAGCCAACCGGCACCAAACGTAAAACCCTGTCGATCAAGCCCACGGGCGGCGTCACAAAAATCGTCGTC includes the following:
- a CDS encoding tetratricopeptide repeat protein; this encodes MVDIRGLLQAAWGHHQAGRLHQAEQLYRQVLQHQPDNGDANQLLGLIALAAGKLDVAETLIKRAVRKNPDNAFYHYHLSNVLLAGKRYEEVLGCCQKVIALEPHHVEALNNMGAALLALGRDDQAIAKFQECLRLKPDFARVICNLGYAMQKLERFDEAVEQYKAALTFDPQLVEAYNNLGWLLVHLGRFQEAVQPLQTAIRLKPDFLEARFNLSLAHVKLDQPAAAEQQFQKAVALSPGRADVQNILSAIPHKYGHVEEMIAYFHAIITQNPQNVKAITSLAVIYESVSRLEEAVRMVAKGLALEPADPLLTKLSGTLARRTGEGQQAVIGRMALLLSEKQFPLIRRSELLHELGLLCDNVGQIDQAMTCFTDFNRIEERRAGQRGIDKENYLGQLSRLEAFYKTKILGGWSPPVSRKDGGNDPVFLFGFPRSGTTLLDRILECHPRFQVLEEKPLLQAVRENLNETSRPYPGQLAELDDEEVERLRKLYFNKAARYVVPREGGRIVDKNPLNTVHIPLILRLFPNAKMVFALRHPLDVCLSCFMQRFGFNNAMANFYTLADTGHFYSRVMGLWEGYVEQFEFHWHSVRYEDLVADFKGETSKLLAFLQVEWDPAVYGFHEHAKKEVIGVYTPSYQQVARPIYDTSRYRWRRYESHLQELKKTIAPFIDRFGYGSE
- the htpX gene encoding zinc metalloprotease HtpX — its product is MNTMRTTILLAGLTALFLVAGQALGGRSGMMIALVLAVGLNFWAYWFSDQAVLSMYGARQVGPQEAPELYSIVEELSRRANTPMPRVFLIDDPTPNAFATGRDPEHAAVAATSGILRILNREELAGVMAHEMAHVINRDILIGTISATLAGAITTMANMAQWAMIFGGRQDEEGGGAGGFLMMFLAPIAAMLIQMAVSRSREYLADAEGARLCGNPLWLASALNKLDAGNRRTHLREAESHPATAHLFIVNPLSGGTLGSLFSTHPPMDERVNRLQRMAKGRS
- a CDS encoding response regulator — encoded protein: MAGKRCIRYGIRFSFELHFERGEASEVPTPERGKDEGYLSAIKGARVLLVEDHEPSREVVRSLLTRRGLVVTSAGNGLEALTALDSPGADFDVVITDMQMPEMDGYETARAIRSRFRYRKLPIIAMTAHAMAGEREKCLAAGMDDYLSKPLDIRRLLGLLERWIVPRGRKESVMTQEKAAGAPKKSATSGELPDRLPGIDIPTALERLDGDRELFRRILLGFRAERVEIVDEIVTHLNSGNLARAANLLHSLRGVAGNLSASRLVMVIQALEGAIRDGSEAVFPALAQELEEAMAQVREGLDQLG
- a CDS encoding ferredoxin--NADP reductase; translation: MADAPHESSHYNATVIKRIDITPQLAIFQVRPDDNNLAFIPGQFTVLGLTREAPRVPEAGPGDPYPPEKAGRLIRRAYSISSGSEEKAFLEFYVSMVTSGELTPRIFALQEGSRLFVGKKASGVFTLDSVPQDKNILLVGTGTGLAPYISMVRTLALGIGCPIRPLAVLHGASYSWDLGYRGELEGLSRQCPKFGYIPVISRPQEDGDWNGRTGRLNDWITHPELPDACGFDLSPEQTHVFLCGNPGMVENAAAQLQEKGFDPGSRKEPGNLHLEKYW
- the lhgO gene encoding L-2-hydroxyglutarate oxidase, whose protein sequence is MTETTDFLIIGGGVLGLTLALEVRKRHPGMRVVVLEKERQPGTHASGRNSGVLHAGFYYTADSLKARFCREGNRELTEYCLSRKLSIRRCGKLVVARSHADLPGLAELLRRGRVNGVALEELTAREALEIEPRARTVEKALFAPTTASVDPVEVMAALVQDARQAGVEILTQRRFLGGKRIQRGESDGAVEIETSGGAMAAGYLINAAGLHADRVAHGFGFAREYAILPFKGLYLYSDEPPESLKTHIYPVPNLDNPFLGVHFTVGVGGGIKIGPTAIPAFWREHYQGFEGFRLKEMGEILSREAGLFWGNHFNFRRLAFQELGKYRKSRLARLAGELVGDVDPAHYRRWGRPGIRAQLLHLPSRRLEMDFIYQGDAHSFHLLNAVSPAFTCALPLGRFLMDRIESLMA
- a CDS encoding 3'-5' exonuclease translates to MFKNIKKLVWAYDAEWVPDPKAGRLLYKLDEETPDAQVMERMWQEGGADENNPQPYLKTVMCRLVSIAAIQRQVNKDGWPSLRLLSMPRETTGPETEEKTIVGKFLKAMGERQPQMVGYNSIAADMRILVQRGIIHGLSMPAFCRRPNKPWEGVDYFAKGSDFNIDLKDVATPGWGQGSPSLNEMATLSGIPGKMEMDGESVPPMWLEGRLDRIIAYNETDAVTTFLVWLRMAHFGGHLSTSQYESEQELVRELLKSEAEKNGKNHLLDYLTEWDRLQKATS
- a CDS encoding ribulose-phosphate 3-epimerase — its product is MLMIKIAPSILSADFARLGEEIQAVEAAGADYIHVDVMDGHFVPNLTIGPPVVKAVGRIATKPLDVHLMITPVDPYIEAFAKAGAEVITVHAEAVVHLDRTLNLIRELGCRPGLALNPATPACNLGNVMHLLDMVVLMSVNPGFGGQSFIPNTLKRIRRVRKMIEDSGRAIELEVDGGIKPNNIAEAAQAGADVFVAGSAVFNQPDYAKEITALRSNAQAAIR